In a genomic window of Nocardia fluminea:
- a CDS encoding Rieske (2Fe-2S) protein, with translation MSIEPTTAITRRTAIAGACAVCAIVATGCATGRADQERQPARIPAGRVEVGGATAFPEHRIVVTQPSAGVYRAFSAICTHQGCSVTDIAGDVMKCPCHGSTFKLTDGTVAKGPAREPLTELTVTVQGDTLTVQ, from the coding sequence ATGAGCATCGAACCCACCACCGCGATCACCCGCCGAACCGCCATCGCGGGAGCTTGCGCCGTCTGCGCGATCGTCGCCACCGGGTGTGCCACCGGACGGGCCGATCAGGAAAGACAACCGGCCAGAATCCCGGCTGGTCGCGTCGAAGTCGGCGGCGCCACCGCATTTCCCGAACATCGGATCGTGGTCACCCAGCCCAGCGCCGGGGTGTACAGGGCCTTTTCGGCGATCTGCACCCACCAGGGCTGCAGCGTCACCGACATCGCCGGTGACGTCATGAAGTGCCCGTGCCACGGAAGCACCTTCAAACTCACCGACGGAACCGTGGCCAAGGGCCCGGCTCGGGAACCGCTGACCGAACTCACCGTGACCGTCCAGGGGGACACACTGACGGTGCAGTGA
- a CDS encoding ZIP family metal transporter produces the protein MLTSTGLVIEHDIAAAVQTPQAGASFFGLMALLGTYVGIIPVVLGMLFLPFLRTVGGATVRVLLAFTVGLLAFLAWEGTSEGFELAGASGSPFGGAELVVLGAALAFLTLTAIDHWLRTRRQQAAASGQANGLRLALMISIGIGLHNLGEGLAIGSAYAVGELALGAFLVIGFTIQNTTEGLAVVAPLTERRPPLLRLLGLG, from the coding sequence ATGCTGACCTCCACCGGGCTGGTGATCGAGCACGACATCGCCGCCGCGGTGCAGACCCCGCAGGCGGGAGCATCGTTCTTCGGACTGATGGCTTTGCTCGGCACCTACGTGGGCATCATCCCCGTGGTGCTCGGGATGTTGTTCCTGCCGTTCCTGCGCACGGTCGGCGGGGCAACAGTGCGGGTACTGCTCGCTTTCACCGTTGGACTGTTGGCCTTTCTCGCTTGGGAAGGCACCAGCGAAGGCTTCGAGCTGGCAGGCGCCTCCGGAAGCCCGTTCGGCGGTGCGGAACTCGTCGTCCTCGGTGCGGCGCTGGCCTTTTTGACGCTGACCGCGATCGACCACTGGCTGCGAACCCGCAGACAGCAAGCCGCCGCGAGCGGACAGGCCAACGGCCTGCGCCTGGCACTGATGATCTCCATCGGCATCGGCCTGCACAATCTCGGCGAAGGGCTCGCCATCGGATCCGCTTACGCAGTCGGCGAACTCGCACTCGGTGCATTTCTGGTCATCGGCTTCACCATCCAGAACACCACCGAAGGCCTGGCTGTCGTCGCACCGCTGACCGAGCGAAGGCCACCGCTGCTCAGGCTGCTCGGACTGGGTTGA
- a CDS encoding multicopper oxidase domain-containing protein, translating into MKLLRVHFRNGSKHPHTLHFHGIHPAEMDGIAGLGAGIIEPGQSTTYEFDATPFGLHLFHCHVGPLAEHIARGMYGTFIVDPPTPRPPADEMVMVMHGYNTTFDGEGNQLYAVNGIPFHYMHEPVRVKRNELVRIYLVNVLEYDPINSFHVHGNFFDYYPTGTRLQSSEFTDTIVQGQGQRGICEMRFPYPGKYMFHAHKTEFAELGWMGFFEVSD; encoded by the coding sequence GTGAAACTGCTGCGGGTGCATTTCCGCAACGGCTCGAAGCATCCACATACCCTGCACTTCCACGGGATCCACCCCGCCGAGATGGACGGCATCGCTGGATTGGGCGCCGGGATCATCGAACCCGGACAGTCCACGACCTATGAGTTCGATGCGACTCCGTTCGGCTTGCACCTGTTCCACTGTCACGTCGGTCCGTTGGCCGAGCACATCGCGCGCGGAATGTACGGCACGTTCATCGTCGACCCACCTACCCCGCGCCCGCCCGCGGACGAGATGGTCATGGTGATGCACGGGTACAACACCACTTTCGACGGCGAGGGCAACCAACTCTACGCGGTCAACGGGATCCCGTTCCACTACATGCACGAACCGGTCCGGGTGAAACGCAATGAACTCGTCCGGATCTACCTGGTCAACGTGCTCGAGTACGACCCGATCAACAGCTTCCACGTGCACGGCAACTTCTTCGACTACTACCCCACCGGCACCCGGCTGCAGTCCTCGGAATTCACCGACACGATCGTGCAGGGTCAAGGCCAGCGCGGGATCTGCGAGATGCGATTTCCGTATCCGGGCAAGTATATGTTCCATGCCCACAAGACCGAGTTCGCCGAACTGGGCTGGATGGGGTTCTTCGAGGTGAGCGACTGA
- a CDS encoding cation diffusion facilitator family transporter, which produces MGHSHDHGVSASEATSASSKYVWRLAIAIGLGLITFVTQLLVGLSTSSLALLSDSAHVFTDVFGVVMALVAILVARRTVRRSDRSFGMYRAEVLAALFNAVLLFGVAGWVLYEALGRLSEPPEVPGLPVVIVAIVGLIMNVAALLVLRSGAKDSLNVRGAYLEVMADMLGSIGVLISGLVTLIFGWRYADPVIGVLIGLFVLPRAYNLGKQALRILFQHAPTGLDIAEVTAALEGVDGVWEVHDLHVWTLTPGMEVASAHLAIDDAADPDAVLSASQHLLADSFDLHHATLQVEPVGMAEDCRKKSW; this is translated from the coding sequence ATGGGCCACAGCCATGATCACGGGGTCTCGGCGTCGGAGGCGACCAGCGCATCCAGCAAGTACGTCTGGCGGCTGGCGATAGCGATCGGGCTGGGTCTGATCACCTTCGTCACCCAGCTCTTGGTGGGTCTGTCGACCTCGTCGCTGGCCCTGTTGTCGGATTCCGCTCACGTGTTCACCGACGTTTTCGGTGTGGTGATGGCCTTGGTGGCGATCTTGGTCGCGCGCCGCACCGTGCGCCGCAGCGATCGGTCGTTCGGGATGTATCGCGCCGAGGTCCTCGCCGCGCTGTTCAATGCGGTGCTGTTGTTCGGTGTGGCGGGCTGGGTGCTCTATGAAGCCCTCGGCCGACTGTCGGAGCCGCCGGAGGTGCCCGGCCTTCCTGTCGTGATCGTCGCCATTGTCGGTCTGATCATGAACGTGGCTGCGCTGCTGGTGCTGCGCAGCGGCGCGAAAGACAGTCTCAATGTGCGCGGTGCGTATCTGGAAGTCATGGCCGACATGCTCGGGTCGATCGGTGTGCTCATCAGCGGCCTGGTGACATTGATCTTCGGCTGGCGCTACGCCGACCCGGTCATCGGCGTCCTGATCGGACTTTTTGTCTTGCCGCGCGCCTACAACCTGGGCAAACAGGCCCTGCGAATCCTGTTCCAGCATGCGCCGACCGGCTTGGACATCGCCGAGGTCACTGCAGCGCTGGAGGGCGTGGACGGCGTGTGGGAAGTGCACGACCTGCACGTGTGGACCCTGACTCCCGGTATGGAAGTCGCCTCGGCGCACCTGGCAATCGACGATGCGGCCGACCCCGATGCCGTACTGAGCGCGTCTCAGCATCTGCTGGCCGACTCGTTCGATCTTCATCACGCCACCCTTCAGGTCGAGCCGGTCGGCATGGCCGAGGACTGCAGGAAGAAGTCCTGGTAG
- a CDS encoding DUF3105 domain-containing protein: MSRCSSRRQRIARRYHPSADRPHRRPGQRSGQVYTSPIRGDNAVHSLEHGAIWIT, translated from the coding sequence TTGTCGCGCTGCTCGTCGCGGCGCCAGCGGATCGCGAGACGATACCACCCGAGCGCGGACCGGCCTCACCGTAGGCCAGGCCAGCGCTCCGGCCAGGTCTACACCAGCCCGATCCGCGGTGATAACGCCGTTCATTCGCTCGAGCACGGCGCCATCTGGATCACCTAG
- a CDS encoding multicopper oxidase domain-containing protein yields MAEAPADRPSGSVRSSITKPTDSIRPRYCATSITAKPRGCPTGRTLREWEVYASDEDIEVAPGVTFPAWTLNARIPGPTLRCREGELLRVHFRNGSKHPHTLHFHGIHPAEMDGIAGLGAGIIEPGQSTTYEFDATPFGLHLFHCHVGPLAEHIARGMYGTFIVDPPTPRPPADEMVMVMHGYNTTFDGEGNQLYAVNGIPFHYMHEPVRVKRNELVRIYLVNVLEYDPINSFHVHGNFFDYYPTGTRLQSSEFTDTIVQGQGQRGICEMRFPYPGKYMFHAHKTEFAELGWMGFFEVSD; encoded by the coding sequence ATGGCGGAGGCGCCAGCGGACCGACCTTCCGGATCGGTCAGATCGTCGATCACGAAGCCAACGGATTCAATCCGACCCAGGTACTGCGCGACTTCGATTACGGCAAAACCACGCGGCTGCCCGACGGGGCGAACCCTGCGCGAGTGGGAGGTCTACGCCAGCGACGAAGACATCGAAGTCGCACCGGGTGTCACCTTCCCTGCGTGGACCCTCAACGCGCGTATCCCCGGCCCGACTCTGCGCTGCCGAGAAGGTGAACTGCTGCGGGTGCATTTCCGCAACGGCTCGAAGCATCCACATACCCTGCACTTCCACGGGATCCACCCCGCCGAGATGGACGGCATCGCTGGATTGGGCGCCGGGATCATCGAACCCGGACAGTCCACGACCTATGAGTTCGATGCGACTCCGTTCGGCTTGCACCTGTTCCACTGTCACGTCGGTCCGTTGGCCGAGCACATCGCGCGCGGAATGTACGGCACGTTCATCGTCGACCCACCTACCCCGCGCCCGCCCGCGGACGAGATGGTCATGGTGATGCACGGGTACAACACCACTTTCGACGGCGAGGGCAACCAACTCTACGCGGTCAACGGGATCCCGTTCCACTACATGCACGAACCGGTCCGGGTGAAACGCAATGAACTCGTCCGGATCTACCTGGTCAACGTGCTCGAGTACGACCCGATCAACAGCTTCCACGTGCACGGCAACTTCTTCGACTACTACCCCACCGGCACCCGGCTGCAGTCCTCGGAATTCACCGACACGATCGTGCAGGGTCAAGGCCAGCGCGGGATCTGCGAGATGCGATTTCCGTATCCGGGCAAGTATATGTTCCATGCCCACAAGACCGAGTTCGCCGAACTGGGCTGGATGGGGTTCTTCGAGGTGAGCGACTGA
- a CDS encoding ZIP family metal transporter: MDYPWQDGQPYKISMLTSTGLVIEHDIAAAVQTPQAGASFFGLMALLGTYVGIIPVVLGMLFLPFLRTVGGATVRVLLAFTVGLLAFLAWEGTSEGFELAGASGSPFGGAELVVLGAALAFLTLTAIDHWLRTRRQQAAASGQANGLRLALMISIGIGLHNLGEGLAIGSAYAVGELALGAFLVIGFTIQNTTEGLAVVAPLTERRPPLLRLLGLGLIAGAPAIVGAVIGAGANNPELSALLLGIGVGAIVQVIVQIAPSLREPGTTSVSARTLAGIGVGMLTMYATGLLVAG, from the coding sequence TTGGACTACCCCTGGCAGGACGGTCAGCCCTACAAGATCTCGATGCTGACCTCCACCGGGCTGGTGATCGAGCACGACATCGCCGCCGCGGTGCAGACCCCGCAGGCGGGAGCATCGTTCTTCGGACTGATGGCTTTGCTCGGCACCTACGTGGGCATCATCCCCGTGGTGCTCGGGATGTTGTTCCTGCCGTTCCTGCGCACGGTCGGCGGGGCAACAGTGCGGGTACTGCTCGCTTTCACCGTTGGACTGTTGGCCTTTCTCGCTTGGGAAGGCACCAGCGAAGGCTTCGAGCTGGCAGGCGCCTCCGGAAGCCCGTTCGGCGGTGCGGAACTCGTCGTCCTCGGTGCGGCGCTGGCCTTTTTGACGCTGACCGCGATCGACCACTGGCTGCGAACCCGCAGACAGCAAGCCGCCGCGAGCGGACAGGCCAACGGCCTGCGCCTGGCACTGATGATCTCCATCGGCATCGGCCTGCACAATCTCGGCGAAGGGCTCGCCATCGGATCCGCTTACGCAGTCGGCGAACTCGCACTCGGTGCATTTCTGGTCATCGGCTTCACCATCCAGAACACCACCGAAGGCCTGGCTGTCGTCGCACCGCTGACCGAGCGAAGGCCACCGCTGCTCAGGCTGCTCGGACTGGGGTTGATCGCCGGAGCTCCCGCCATCGTGGGCGCGGTCATCGGTGCCGGTGCCAACAATCCAGAGCTCTCGGCATTGCTGCTCGGCATCGGTGTCGGCGCCATCGTCCAGGTCATCGTGCAGATCGCGCCGAGCCTGCGCGAACCGGGTACTACCTCGGTCAGCGCCCGAACCCTCGCCGGGATCGGAGTGGGCATGCTGACGATGTATGCGACCGGGCTTCTGGTGGCCGGATGA
- a CDS encoding M23 family metallopeptidase, translating to MTSGSITVKELLGGVTEEPRAKHRLATDSTDKFKGMAGVAVAAGALLGTMAQAAPAMATTDLGAEGISDAVDLPAPAPVATPFGLAGLPVELAGPLAQAEQIIKDLQAVPSAVAPQTAAPAPAVLPVGGEISSGYGSRWGAFHYGVDIADALGTPIQSAMGGTVIEAGPASGFGQWVRVQQDDGTIAVYGHINEYYVQAGDRVNAGDVIAAVGNRGQSTGPHLHLEIWDQDSNKIDPVAWLEGNGVVTEQRWGTD from the coding sequence ATGACCTCCGGTTCCATCACTGTCAAGGAACTGCTCGGTGGTGTCACCGAGGAACCTCGGGCAAAGCACCGTCTGGCCACGGACTCCACGGACAAGTTCAAAGGAATGGCGGGCGTAGCGGTCGCCGCCGGGGCTCTGCTCGGCACGATGGCCCAGGCCGCACCGGCGATGGCGACCACAGACCTCGGCGCCGAAGGAATTTCCGACGCGGTCGACCTTCCCGCACCGGCTCCCGTCGCCACCCCGTTCGGTCTGGCGGGCCTTCCTGTGGAACTCGCCGGACCGCTCGCGCAGGCCGAGCAGATCATCAAAGACCTCCAAGCGGTCCCGTCCGCGGTCGCGCCGCAGACCGCAGCACCCGCACCTGCGGTGCTGCCCGTCGGTGGTGAGATCAGCTCCGGGTACGGCAGCCGTTGGGGTGCCTTCCACTACGGGGTCGACATCGCCGACGCGCTCGGAACGCCGATCCAGTCCGCGATGGGCGGCACCGTGATCGAAGCAGGCCCGGCGTCCGGCTTCGGTCAATGGGTGCGCGTCCAGCAGGACGACGGCACGATCGCCGTCTACGGCCACATCAACGAGTACTACGTGCAAGCCGGAGACCGGGTCAACGCCGGTGACGTGATCGCCGCCGTCGGCAACCGCGGCCAGTCCACCGGCCCCCACCTGCACCTCGAGATCTGGGACCAGGACAGCAACAAGATCGATCCCGTCGCCTGGCTGGAGGGCAACGGCGTTGTCACCGAACAGCGTTGGGGCACCGACTGA